The Borrelia duttonii Ly genome segment CAGCAGCAATTTCTGCAGCGTTTTTTGCAGTCTCAATAGTAGGCTCACCTTTAACCTCTTCAGATTTCGATATAGCTTGTAATATATCAGCTCCACTTACTGCTCCTATTATTGCACTTTCTGCTGCTGCTTGTTGTTCTGTCCCATCAGTATCAACCTTGCTACTAAACAACTTATCAACTGATTTTTTTCAGTTTCTGCCGTCTTAGTATTCTCTGCATTTCCCTCTTCAGATTTTAATACCAACTCAATAATACTCTTAGATATTACATCCTCTGCTTTTTTCCATTTTCCTTTTTTTTACTTTCATTTCTTTCTTCGCCTACTTAGTTTTTTTTATTATTTTTAGCCTTTCTTCTAAAGAAGGACAAAAAAGTCAACAAATGATGATTTATATGAATACTATCTATATAACATATAGAATACTGCAAATAAAAAAAGAGAGCCCTATTGCTCCCCTTACTAATATTTATACCTAACCATTTTAAATTATATTTAATATTACCATTCTAATCTTACTGTTGCCCTACTGCTTTTGGCTCTCTTGCTTTATCTACTTCTTGCTTTACTTTTTCAAGTATTTTCTTTACTGTCTTTTTAATTAAATCTTCCACTGCCACTAATAGTTTATTTGCTGCTGTTATTCCTGCTGATTGTACCGCTTTTTCATCGCTATTTGCATTATGTGAAGCTAATTTACCTTCTTTCACTAATGAACGTAGTGCTATTCCTCCTGCTACTGCTGCTGCTTTTGAATCAGATGAATGCGACACATGAGCTGCAGTACCTCCTACTGCAAATTCCAACGGAGTTGTATTTGCAGTTGCATCTCCTGAAACTGCTTTAACATCATTCTCTTTTGATTTAATTATTGATTCTAAAATTTCTTCTCCTCTCACTGCTGATACTATTATTGCAGCTTTATCTCCCACTGCTGCTCCTGCATTTGCTCCTGCTGCCAATACCTTAGATCCATCTTTTGCATCAACTCCTATTGAATCCTGCTTTAATGTTACACTACTTGCACTTGGTTCTTTAACTCCTTCTCCCTTTGCTACATCCACTATCCCTTTCAATGCTTTATATGCTTTTTTTAATTCACCCTCAGCTGCCGATACGCCTTTTTGGGCATCGCTTCCTACTTCCCCTACTTTGCTAGCATCTCCTATCTCCTTTAATGATTCTAAACACCCCTCTAAAGTTGCTAAAACCCCCTTAGCTGTATCAACTGCACTTCTAATTAAATTTTTTGATGAAGCACTTTTATCAACCCCTGTCTCTGACTTTGTTGCCAATTTTTCTAATTCTTTTAATGCTTCTCCTAGTGTAACACCTAATTTATTAAAATATTCTCCTACCTGTTGCTTAGTTGTATCTCCAGTAACACTAAATCCCAAAGTTCCCGACACTAACTCTAAAAATGAATAAAATGCATCCCCTGCACTTCTTCCTACTTCCATTAATACTTCACTCAAACTTCCTCCTCTCCCGTCTCCTCCTGTTCCTTCCCCTTTTACTCCCCCACTATTACATCCCATCATCACCATCATCATCATCAATAATATTACTCTTACTTTCCCCTCTCCTTTTTTCTCTTTATTCATTCTTCTAGCCTCCTTATTTTTTATTTTTTTCTAGCTTATCTTTAAAAGCAGAAAACAAATAAATGAGGCTTTATATAACATACACAATACCGCAAATAAAAAAAGAGAGCTCTATTGCCCTCATTAACTAAGTTTTTATTTAAAAAATTTAATTATATTTCAAATTGTACTAATTATCTTATTCTTTTATTCATTAATTCTGTAAGCAGACCCTTCTCCTTGTTTAATCTCTCCTAACACCTTATTTATCTCTTTTAATCCTAAATCTACTCTACTCCTGATTGCTATTGTCAATGTACTCAATACCTTACTTACTGCACTTGCTACTACACCATTTACTGCATTAGCATATTTATAACTAGCATCCTGCTTAGCCGCAAATCTACCATTCTTTGCCATTGCTCTTAACGCTATTCCTCCTGCTATTACTGCATCTTTATCTTTTAAAGTATCTCCAAACTCCTTATCATCATCTTTTTTAGCAGCAGCAATCTCTGCTACATTCTTTGCTTCTTCGATTTTAATCTCATTATTAGCAGCCTCTCCAGACTTAGCAATAGCTTGCAACATATCAGTCCCACTTACAGCTCCAACCGACGCGCTTGCCGAAGCTGCATGTGCTTCTGTCCCATCATCCTTTTTACCAAGTAACTTACCAATTGACTTTTGTTCTGTATTACCAGTCTTAGTAGCTTCTGCATTCCCTTCATTATCCTT includes the following:
- a CDS encoding variable large family protein, translating into MNKEKKGEGKVRVILLMMMMVMMGCNSGGVKGEGTGGDGRGGSLSEVLMEVGRSAGDAFYSFLELVSGTLGFSVTGDTTKQQVGEYFNKLGVTLGEALKELEKLATKSETGVDKSASSKNLIRSAVDTAKGVLATLEGCLESLKEIGDASKVGEVGSDAQKGVSAAEGELKKAYKALKGIVDVAKGEGVKEPSASSVTLKQDSIGVDAKDGSKVLAAGANAGAAVGDKAAIIVSAVRGEEILESIIKSKENDVKAVSGDATANTTPLEFAVGGTAAHVSHSSDSKAAAVAGGIALRSLVKEGKLASHNANSDEKAVQSAGITAANKLLVAVEDLIKKTVKKILEKVKQEVDKAREPKAVGQQ
- a CDS encoding variable large family protein; amino-acid sequence: MLLGCNSGGKDPEKVFLSKMVNLGKGFLDVFVAFSDMITETLGIKAYTKKSEIGTYFSKIAETMESVKNKLQTEVSKNGKYEKVKTVVDEFVIGILDRIATGAKEAAKGATTDAAIGSAKQNEDAVPGDTASVISLVKGIKEIVGVVLKDNEGNAEATKTGNTEQKSIGKLLGKKDDGTEAHAASASASVGAVSGTDMLQAIAKSGEAANNEIKIEEAKNVAEIAAAKKDDDKEFGDTLKDKDAVIAGGIALRAMAKNGRFAAKQDASYKYANAVNGVVASAVSKVLSTLTIAIRSRVDLGLKEINKVLGEIKQGEGSAYRINE